The following are from one region of the Dreissena polymorpha isolate Duluth1 chromosome 2, UMN_Dpol_1.0, whole genome shotgun sequence genome:
- the LOC127870315 gene encoding transcriptional repressor NF-X1 homolog isoform X1, which yields MQLNTTFWKYRNVCGSVMEKRIKAVVFTFLIVIYQVKVVNSSSEKSSSSKSTIATTNVPAETHTEVIDRSTTVYSANTTTKPKDKTTEMRWHLDIIGPCIGGLLLLDIVLILAVCYTKRRKSCEGKQTAMDIGTDATCLRIIHEETEAKQSTGSMYANFDECQQSTDEIYVNDDSVRCAPSVDYSNVQVVSHEIQSYNEAADPSMIENFENPFYDVDNLEKNDHANGNRHHQQQQQQQQHHHHNNHHHHDHHLHNRHHHHHHHYHHHNHQHHHHHHHQSDHYHHHHHHYYNYQHHHRSKNK from the exons ATGCAATTAAATACAACGTTTTGGAAATATCGCAACGTGTGTGGATCAGTCATGGAGAAGCGAATAAAGGCTGTCGTATTTACGTTTTTGATAGTCATCTATCAAGTAAAAG TTGTAAATTCATCGTCGGAAAAAAGTAGTTCTTCAAAATCTACGATTGCGACCACTAACGTGCCTGCAGAAACACACACGGAAG TGATCGACAGGTCCACGACCGTTTATTCCGCAAACACCACCACCAAACCAAAAGATAAAACAACGG AGATGAGATGGCACTTAGACATCATCGGACCATGTATCGGCGGACTACTATTACTGGACATAGTACTTATTTTGGCAGTATGTTATACAAAAAGAAGGAAGTCCTGCGAAGGAAAGCAAACTG CTATGGACATAGGAACCGACGCAACATGCTTACGCATTAT TCATGAAGAGACCGAAGCCAAACAAAGCACCGGAAGCATGTATGCGAACTTCGATG aatgtCAACAATCAACTGACGAGATCTACGTCAATGATGATAGTGTTCGATGCGCTCCTTCGGTTGACTATTCCAATG TTCAGGTGGTTTCACATGAGATTCAAAG TTACAATGAAGCAGCTGATCCTTCAATGATAGAAAACTTCGAGAATCCCTTCTATGATGTTGACAACCTTGAGAAAAATGACCATGCTAATGGTAatcgtcatcatcagcagcagcaacagcagcagcagcatcatcatcataataatcatcatcatcatgatcaccaCCTCCACAACcgccatcatcaccatcatcatcattatcatcatcataatcatcagcatcatcatcatcatcatcatcaatctgatcattatcatcatcatcatcatcattattataattatcaacatcatcatcgttCTAAAAACAAATAG
- the LOC127870315 gene encoding uncharacterized protein LOC127870315 isoform X2 yields MQLNTTFWKYRNVCGSVMEKRIKAVVFTFLIVIYQVKVVNSSSEKSSSSKSTIATTNVPAETHTEVIDRSTTVYSANTTTKPKDKTTEMRWHLDIIGPCIGGLLLLDIVLILAVCYTKRRKSCEGKQTAMDIGTDATCLRIIHEETEAKQSTGSMYANFDECQQSTDEIYVNDDSVRCAPSVDYSNVQVVSHEIQSYNEAADPSMIENFENPFYDVDNLEKNDHANGNQNLVSGQTLSDEHGHQAQSYLYSVVNKPRRN; encoded by the exons ATGCAATTAAATACAACGTTTTGGAAATATCGCAACGTGTGTGGATCAGTCATGGAGAAGCGAATAAAGGCTGTCGTATTTACGTTTTTGATAGTCATCTATCAAGTAAAAG TTGTAAATTCATCGTCGGAAAAAAGTAGTTCTTCAAAATCTACGATTGCGACCACTAACGTGCCTGCAGAAACACACACGGAAG TGATCGACAGGTCCACGACCGTTTATTCCGCAAACACCACCACCAAACCAAAAGATAAAACAACGG AGATGAGATGGCACTTAGACATCATCGGACCATGTATCGGCGGACTACTATTACTGGACATAGTACTTATTTTGGCAGTATGTTATACAAAAAGAAGGAAGTCCTGCGAAGGAAAGCAAACTG CTATGGACATAGGAACCGACGCAACATGCTTACGCATTAT TCATGAAGAGACCGAAGCCAAACAAAGCACCGGAAGCATGTATGCGAACTTCGATG aatgtCAACAATCAACTGACGAGATCTACGTCAATGATGATAGTGTTCGATGCGCTCCTTCGGTTGACTATTCCAATG TTCAGGTGGTTTCACATGAGATTCAAAG TTACAATGAAGCAGCTGATCCTTCAATGATAGAAAACTTCGAGAATCCCTTCTATGATGTTGACAACCTTGAGAAAAATGACCATGCTAATG GAAATCAAAACCTTGTAAGTGGTCAAAC ATTATCCGATGAACATGGACATCAAGCACAAAGTTACCTTTACAGCGTTGTCAATAAACCTAGGAGAAACTGA